The genomic region CACTCGTTCATCCCACTCCTGATAGACGAAGACAGTTACTACCCTATTTATCCCACTTAATAGAGTACCTGGAACCTCATATGGAACTAATACAAAAATCAATGAAATCAAAAGGATTTAACAACGATAATCCTGTACTTTATAAACTAAAGAAAGCCCTTCCTGAGTACTGGAATAATCTGTATAGATCACTTAAAGTAAAAATCTATTTGAACGAAAACAGCCAGAGGGAATTTTTAATTGATGAAGGATTGGAATCTACAGAATAAGAGAGTAACCATCATGGGCCTGGGCTTACATGGAGGAGGATTAGCGTCCGCCCGATTCTTTGCAGAACAAGGAGCATTCGTTACGGTCACTGATTTTAAAAGCCCAGCAGAGTTAGAACCTAGTATCAACAAATTATCAGATCTTTCTATCAAATATGAATTGGGAGGACACAAGGAATCAGACTTTACAGAAGCTGATATTGTTGTCAAAAATCCTGCAGTCCGTATGAATAATCCCTATTTGGCTATGGCCAAAAGAGTCGAGACAGATATTTCCACCTTTCTCACATTCTATCAAGGCCCGCTTATTGCCGTAACAGGATCAAAGGGCAAATCCACAACAGTTAGTGCTATCTATCATGTACTAAAACAAATAGACCCTCGTACCCAATTAGGGGGAAATATTACAGTCAGTCCCCTTACCTTCCTTAATAGTATAGATGATACAACGCCAGTCATACTGGAGCTCTCCAGTTGGCAATTAGGAGATTTAAAATCCCGTGGTCTGTTACATCCCAAAGTATCTGTTATTACCAATATTTATCCTGATCATCTTAACACCTATAATGGCTCGATGGACTTATACGTTGAGGACAAAAAGCTTATTTACAAAGAACAAAATCCTGAATCCTTCAGCGTTTTTCAGAGTAAAGGAGAATATTCAGATCAATTCATCAGGGAAAGTCCTTGTCATCTAGGTTTATATGGAGAAAAGCGTCCCCAATCAGAACTTGAACACCTGAAAGCAGTAGCTTGGATTGAGAAGGAACAGGGGAGATGTCTGATCGAAGAAAAGGATGAGATATTACTAGACCTTCCCCATCAACTACCTGGTAATCATATGAGACTCAACTTACTATGTGCTGCTTTGTGTCTGAGATTATTTGGCATAGAAGCTGAGGCTATACGCAAGAGGATCGCCGGCTTTGATGGGGTACCCCATCGTTTAGAGCTTGTGGCCCAGCCTGAGGGAATCAAATGTTATAACGATTCAGCGGCAACTATTCCAGAAGCAGCGAACGCCGCTTTTCTAAGCTTTCCCCATAAGAAAGTGATAGCGATCACAGGCGGTACAGATAAGGATCTGGATTTTTCTGTCATACAGGAGGGATTAGAGAACTGTAAAGCTATCATCCTTCTCAAAGGAAGTGGGACAAACAAGCTCATTCCCCTACTGAATAATTGGGAACTTCCCTACGAAGGACCTTTTGATGATCTGGAAAAAGCTATACATAAAGCATGGGAAAGAGCTGAGACATCGGACATTCTTGTCCTCAGTCCAGGCTGTGCTTCCTTTGAAATGTTCAAAAATGAGTTTCACCGGGGTGACTTATTCAGAGAACTTTGTCAGAACTTAAGTTAAAAGAACTCTAGCCTAGATCCATATCCTGCCACTTATTATTGTAATAAAGGCGCACAGAAGAATATCCTCCCTTGCGGATGAAGTCTAAACCTTCAGTAAAGTAGAAATCCAAATGATCAGGATGGTGTGCATCAGAGTTTACCAAGACAGGGATTCCTGCTTTTCGCATTTCAGGTAACCATTTAGGATCTGGGTAGACAGTATCTACGGCACCTCGGCTAATCCCCCCGGTATTCACTTCCATAGCAACATGAGATTCTCTGTACTGTCCTATCTGAACGAGGGTATCAGCAACGATTTGCTCATACCAATCCTGAGTTTCATCAAAATAATGACCTTTTTTATTACGTTTCTTGATCAGATCAAAATGGCCTATGATGGAGAATCCTCCTTCTTTAACCATTTGGACAATATTCTGATAATAGCTTTGAACAAAGGCCTTACTATCTTTTTTAAAAATCTGTGTGTATAGAAAATCCACTTCTTCTTGTGGACCATCTATCGTCAATAAATGATGAGAATCTGCCGGTAAGTAGTGAACAGAACCTACTATAACATCAAGATTCAATTCTTGAAACTTTGAAAGTGCCGGCCCTGTGATTCCAGGAATGTAATCGATCTCAAGCCCTTTGTATAACTCAATCTGACCTTTATACTTCACCTGAAGTTCTTCAATTTCCTTCAAATAAGAGCCAAGTTTATCTTCTGGCATGGTCCAATCTGTATGAAAAGGGACTGGACCATGACTAGTAAATCCTATGGCATCAAAATCTCTTTGAATTGCCGATTCAATATAATCTTCTAATTCCCCCTGTCCATCACAATAATGACTATGGGAATGATAATTTGCTTTTAACATACAAATAATATAACCTAAGTTCAACTTTGAATAAATCCCTTGCGAAGTACAGAATATACAGGTTAACCTGTATAAGTGAATGGTAACTTAACTTATACAGATGAGACTCTCTTTCCTACTCAACCGGATTCCTCTTTTTGGAAGGTTATGATTTCTGATGATACACCGGAAGTCCATGCTGTGACAAAGTTAGCCTTGAAGAATTTCACCTTTGAAGACAAACCCATTCGATTTCTCAGTGCGTACAGTGGATCTGAGACCATAGATTTGATCAAAAAGAATCCTGACACAGCGCTAATACTGCTAGACGTGGTCATGGAACATGAAAACACTGGACTGGAAGTGGTTAAGAACATCCGGGAACAGTTGGACAATCATCATATCCGGATCATACTCAGAACAGGGCAGCCGGGCTTTGCACCAGAACGAAAAGTGATTATTGAGTATGATATTAACGATTATCGAGAAAAAACAGAGTTAACAGCCCAAAAATTATTCACAACCATAACAAGCGCCCTGAGGTCTTATAGAGACATTTTGACAATCGAAAAGAGCCGGCAAGGTCTAGCCTATATAATCAGTGAAGGCAACAATCTTCTCAAATGTAAAACTCTTGAAGATTTCTCACAAATCTCCTATCAAGGGATCCTTAGGTATCTAACTGAAAAAGAAGGTCATAGGATTGTCCACTCCAGTGTTATCCATTACATCAATGGGGTCCCCCAGGTAGCACAAGACTCCCTTCCCAATCCAATGGTATTAGCTCAAACACAACCTATGTCATTTCCCTTCTTCAAGGATAATACCTATTGGGATCGTCTTGCAGTCAATGACACAGATTATCTATGTTATTATTTTGAAACAAGTGAAGTATTAACCTCTACAGAACAGGAGATTCTCAAAACATTCTCCTCCTCTTTAAAATTAAATTTGGACAATCTCAACCTAGTCAGTGAGCTGGAAAAGTCCTTAAAAGAAAAGCAGATCATGCTGAAAGAGATACATCACAGGGTAAAGAATAACCTTCAAATTATCTCAAGTCTTCTGAATATGCAGACTGACAAACTCAAAAATGATAATGATAAAGAGTTATTCCATGAAAGCAAGAGTCGTATATTATCAATGGCTCTTGTCCATGAAAAGCTCTATCAAGCACCAGACTTGGCGGGAGTAGATTTCAAGGACTACCTGATTACGATTATCCATGAATTACTTTATAGCTATGATCAATATGGGAATATTGATGTGGATATACAGGCAGAACCACTTATATTAGGAGTAGATGCGGCTATCCCTTGTGGACTTATCGTTAATGAAATCATTACAAATGCTATAAAATATGCCTTCAAATCTCAAGAACAAGGGGTAATCTCAGTCAGACTTCATTCTACCTGCGGGGAAACAACTTTAGAGTTGTGGGATAATGGAGTTGGGTTCCCGGAAGGATTTGATACTAATCAATTAGACACTTTGGGATTACAGCTCATTACTCTGTTATCAAAGCAACTAGAAGGTACGATAGATATTGAAAGCAAAAAGGGAGTCTATTTCAAATTAGTATTCCCCTCTTGTAAAAGTTAAGATTCAAAAGATTTCTTCGGAATGATCACTTCTACAAAAAAACCCCTATCAGGTTCTGTATAGATAGCCAGTTCTCCATGAAATATATAATTAATAGCAGAATTGGCAACAGATATACCTAAGGACAATCCTGTAGACCAATCTCTTTCCAAAAGAGGCTTAAATAATGGCAATAATTCATCTTGATTACCTCCCTTTCCATGATCATCCACTTTGATATGAATAAAGGATTCTTCGCAGAAGACACTTATGATTCCCTCGCCAGAGCCATTATCGTAGGCATGAACGATAACATTTTCAATAAAAGGAGACAGGATACGATACATTGTTTCATTATGGGAGAAGAGAGATACCTCTTCCTGGGGAAAGTGAAAATCCCATTCAATAGCTGGATTACTATAGCGAAACATAACATCTGCCACAATCCATTTAATGGTTTCTTTTAGGTCCAGGGTATGGTTGCTTTCCGGTAATTCTAAAGCAATGGTTTTTATTTTATTCATAACCTTGATGGAATCATTAATGGAATTCTTGGCTATATTGAAACTTTCCCGATCATGTTGATTTAAACTAGGTTGAAGGATATCTAAAGCCATTTTTGACACGGACAAATGAGAATTGAGTTCATGATTAAGTCGAAGGATAAATTGAGCCAAACTGTTAAATTTTTCTTGGGTTAATAATCGGTTTTGACTATCTACTAATTCACGGAATTGCTTGCCCAATAAGCGATTCTGATCAGATAAGGTCTGTGTCATATTAATAAGGTTGTCATAGAAATCCTGAACTTCCTTCACACCTGTTTCCAGGGGGGTAAAGTTTAAACCCTCTGCAACTCTCTTTGTGTCTATCAAAATAATATCTTTCCAATACAGAATTAAAGCGACTTGATCCATCAGATACAATCCGGAAAGAAGAATTAATCCAATAAAGATTGCCACAAAAGCGGTGAACAAAGTACGATAGGTATAAGTGAATCCACGGGCATAGCGATTTGATATATTGGAAAACACATCACGAAATTGTCTAAAAGCTTCAACAGTTTGAACAGCTTTCTTTCTTAATTGATAGAAGGAAAAATATAGACTTCCATGAACCCCCTCAGGATCCAGGACCTTTAAATCTATAGAACCAGATTTTAAGGCATCTTCATATAAAGGATTCTTCTGAATATCCCTTATGATCTGAAAACAGCTTTGAGAATAGGAAAGGAAATAATCCCAGAGGGCTAGAAGACGTGTATATTCAGAGTTATGCTGTGATTCAAGTTCAAAATCCTGTAACTGCCTCCTAATGTATTCCTGTTTATCTTCCAGAGGCTTGATAGAAGTTTTCCAATCAGATGGTTTATAGGATGCCAATATTAAGTCAAAAGTAAAAGACTCCAGTTCCTGATTAAGACTGGTCATCTTTTTTTCAGAGTCATAATTGCTTCTTAAGGTGTTTACAACATGAAAAGGCACGATCAAAGCGAATAAGAAACTAAACGCTATCAAAAGGATACCTATGTAAACTCGTTTTTTAATGGTCATGATAAAATTGTTTTTTTCATCCTCTGTAGACCATAAAGTCTAACGTTTTGCTGCAATCTCTGCTTCTGCTCTCGCAGTCTCTGAAGGATAGAGATTAGCGGATACAGATTCCTTTCCCAAGGAATCAGCAACTTTATATCTGGCACATCCTAACGGATCAGTCAAACAAAAGGCTTTAGTTACCTCTTCGGCAAGTTCAGGCTTCCCCTGTAGTTTACAGTGTATAAATAGACAAATATCATAATACTTACACATAGAAACGCGTTAGTCCCCCTCTCCCATAATTAGTGTAAGATATTCTCAATGAAATAAATAGAATATGACAAAAATTTTACATAACTTGACAAAATAAAGGATAGGGTTTTAATTTTACCCCATGGCAGAACATCTACTATGGTATCTAGAAGGGAAGATGTATGATGGGGAGTCCTTGATTATATCCATAGATAAAAGCCCCTACAAAATTGGAAGAAGTGAAGATTGTGATTTAACACTGTCATCACCAAAGATTAGCCGCGTTCATGCACAGTTAAGTGTATGGAAAGACACCCTATCCATTGAAGATATGGACAGCACAAACGGAACCTTTGTGAACAACAAACAAACACAGGGGGAAATCGTCTTAACCAGTGGAGATGTTCTCCAAATAGGTGACAATTTGTTTAAAATAACAAAGCGTCAGCTCAATGATGGACCTGATTTTAGCCGAACACTGATTCACGAATCCAAAGAAAACAGGGAGAGCTTTGCTGATCATTATGGATTAAGCAAAAGGGAAGCAGAAGTGTTATTCTATCTATTAGATGGGAAATCAGGAACAACCATAGCAGAAGCTCTCTGTGTATCACCGGGGACAGCAAAGCATCATATTCTTAGCATTTATAAGAAAACAGAAACCCATTCAAAGCTAGAGTTAAGCACTCTCTACCGAAACTACGAATTGTTCACTCAGGGTTGATCCTCTTCCTCCAGGTTATCAGGGAGAAGAACTAAGGAATGTATATAACTATTAAGTAATTGAATATGGAGGAAAGCTTGATCAGTTTCTCCCATCTTTAAGTAATGTTCAATAATCCTACCAAGATCACTGATATATTGAATCCCGAATATACCCCCATTCCCTTTTACCTTATGCGCCCAATTAAGCAGACGATCATCATCCTTATCCTTTTTATCACTTAATAACTTATCACAATCGGCAGTCAACCCTTTGATATAAGCCTCTGCAAAGGGAATAACTAATGGGTCAACATAAACACGTTCAACAGGAATCATTTCCATAGTGTAAAAGTTCTCAAGTACAATGTCAAAAATAATATAGATAATGGAAAACTTTGATATCAAATTAAGAAAAGCCCCCGGATCGCCATCTAAAGGCAAATCCGGGGGGAATGGGTATTTTAATCGAAACCGAGCTTCTTCAGCTTGGGGGCTATAATCACCCTACAGAAACTAGCATTACGGTTGTTGTCAAAATATTCCTGATGATAATCTTCAGCAGGAAAGAAATTCTCTAATGGTGCGATCTCCGTAACAATAGGGTCTGCAAAATCTTTCTGAGCATTCTCCAGTGAGGCTTCTGCTTTCACCCGCTGTTCATCATTGTGATAAAAAATCACAGAGCGGTACTGAGTGCCTACATCTGCTCCTTGACGGTTTAAAGTGGTAGGATCATGAGCGATCCAGAATAACTGGAGCAACTTATCATAACTGATCACTTCAGGATCAAAACGAATCTGTACAACTTCCGCATGACCAGTATCGCCTGTACAAACTTCTTGATAAGTAGGATTATCTTTATATCCTCCAGAATAACCAGATATTGCTTCTATAACACCCTTCTGACGTTCGAATACTGCTTCAACACACCAAAAACAGCCTCCGCCGATTGTCATTGTATCCAAGGTTCCTCCTCAGGTAAGGTTCATACCTTTATATTAGAATAAAATACCATTACAATTGACAAATGGCCACTAATCCTTTCATATAAGCATAGGATGTCTACAATTGACCATAATGTATTACTATAATTAATGAAAGGAGACATAATGGAAAAAAGAAGCGTTTTAAGATTCCAAGGAAATGGAAAAGAATTATTTGGTATTTATGTTATCAATATGGTCCTAACCGTTTTAACCTTAGGTATTTATGCGGCCTGGGCCAAATCCAAGCGTTTAAAATACATCTATTCCAACACGGAATTTGCCAATGGGCGATTCAGATATCACGGAGAAGGAATTGAAATATTCAAAGGATTCCTAAAGTTTCTGGCGGTACTGGTAGTTATATACTTAGTGTATTTAGTAGGAGTGTTCTTAGAAGATAACACTATCATAGCCCTGGGATCGATCATATGGACACTTGGGTTTATTACTGTGATCCCCTTAGCTATTCATGGCGGAATGAAATACCGAATGTCCAGAACATCCTGGAATGGTATCCATTTTGGATATAGAGGCGACAAGAAAACACTACTCAAACTTTATCTTAAAAATGTAGGTCTAACGATTATAACTCTTGGTATATATTTCCCTTGGTTACAGGCCAATTTACAGAAATACATCATCTCTCATATCCGATTTGGCAATATAAAAGTTGAGTGGACTGGGACAGGGGGTGAATTATTTAAAATCCATTTGAAAGGAATCTTACTCACCTTTATTACCTTTGGCATTTATACATTTTGGTATCAAAAACACCTAATGAATTATCACTTTGGCCATGTAGTAGCCTATCAGGATGAGACTAAACTGATCATGATTCCCCATTTCTCAGCAGGAGAAATATTCATGGTCGGTGTTGCTAATTATTTTACTATTTTATTCACTCTCGGATTAGGCTATCCTTGGGCTGTTATTAGAATCATCAAGATGTATTTAGAGAATCTCATAGTCGAAGGGGACTTTGATCCTGACATTATTAGACAAACAGAAGAAGATTATTCTGATGCTACTGGGGAAGGCTTTTTGGATGCCTTTGATATCGGTGACGGACTGTTCTAATGCCTTGGTACTCATGCCGCTTTAATGATGGGAAAACCTCTAAACAACAACTAGGCCAAGTAACAGTGGGAGAAACACAATTAGTCCTGGAATATGAAGAGGACCGTTATACCCGTAAGCTAACTTGGCCTTATACTGATGTCTTCCGTGAAGAGATGCCAGGGGAAAAGAGAGTATCCCTCCTGTGTGGACAATACCCCAAGGTCCATATATCAGTAGAAGATCCCTTCTTCAAAGGTGAAATCGATCAAAAACTGGAATCAGGAAGCCTCTCCCGTAAGATCTATAAATGGTTCTTCACCAATTATACAAAGATCATTCTGGGATTTGTGTTAACAATCGGAGTCTTAGTTGGAGTTTATATCTATGGCGTTCCCCTCATGGCGGATGGTATTGCAAGAATCCTTCCCTATGAACAAGAAAAACAAATGGGGGATCTCATCTTCAAAAATATGTCAAAAGACTTGGCTATTGATGAGACAGGATCACAAAAACTTCAAAAATTCTGGGATGATTTAGATTGGGGAGAGCATCCTGTAAATCTTTATCTATCTAACAAAGAAGAAATGAATGCCTTCGCTATTATGGGAGGACACATTGTGGTCTATAAGGATTTGCTCGTTACTTTAGACACTCCAGAGGAATTAGCGGCTCTCTTAGCGCATGAATATTCACATATAGAAAAGAAGCATAGTGCCCGTTTGATCTTCCGGATGTTATCCAACTACCTTATCATTTCCTTACTGATCAATGATTATAGCGGAACAACGGCAGTCATACTCCAAAATGCAGACTCCTTCAGAACGCTAAAATACAGTAGAGATTTTGAGACGGAAGCCGATGAAAGAGGTGTAGAGCTCCTTAGGAAAGAAGGAATATCCCCCCAGGCCATGGCAGATCTCTTTACCAAGCTTAAGGAACAAGACCATTACACTGGGCCAAGTTGGCTAAGCACCCACCCCGATCTTAATGACAGAATCAATAGGATAATCGGTGAAGTTACAGAATCCCAAAAGGCATCCATAACTCACCATCCTCAATTATCCAAGACATTTGGCAGTCTTCAAAGCTATAGCTTATCCCTTAATGGAACCAGCCATGAGTCCTCTGACGAAGAATCGTTGGAGAGAGAAGAAGACGACTAGAGGCAGGATCATACTCAGGAAGGCACCTGAAGTTAAAAGGTGCCAATCCTGTCCTTTTTCCCCAACCATAGCGGCCAGAGCAGAAGTGACTACCCTATTCTTGTCTCCAAGAAATATTAAGGCTATCAAATAATCATTCCAAACCCATAAAAATTGGAATATAGCAAAGCTAGCTAAAGCAGGAACGGATAAGGGAATCACCAAACGGGCAAAGATATTAAAAGGAGTAGCCCCATCTAAAAAGGCTGATTCAAAGATATCCCTTGGAAGAGTGGATATATAATTAAACAAAAGATACACAGCTAATGGCAATCCAAAACCCGTATGAGCCAACCACATTCCCAGAAAAGATCCATTCAAATCCAAACTAGTATAATCTTGAAGAATAGGAATAAGGGCTATCTGCAAGGGAACAACCAATAAGGCCACAACAATGACAAACAACGGTTTACGCCCAGGAAAGTCCATCCAGGCAAAAGCATAAGCCGCAAAAGCAGCTATAAGAATCGGAATAACCGTGGAAGGTATGGCTACTGCGAGAGAATTCAAAACAGCATCATAGAAATTACTCCCATCCCTTGTGATAGTACGACCGTTACCATCGGTAAACTGTATCTTACCACTGGCCAAAACATCCCTATAATTAGATAAAGTCAGATTGGCACCAAAGCCGACCCATTCCCTTTCAAATTTATCAACACGCAAGGTTCTCTTATTACCATACCATCGATACTGCGTACCATCTTCACTGACAATACCTTCACGAAAACTCTCAAAGTCTCCCTCAATATCTTCAATAATGAAGGTTCCATCCACATCGATATCTTCAGACAGGGTTAGTTCTTCTGTTTTCACCCAATCCCGGTGAGGAAGAATGGACCACCAACCGGAAGAAAAAATATCTTCAGAACGTCGAAAGGAAGTCACAAAGATACCTAAAGTCGGGATGGTCCAAAGAAGAGTGATAAAAATAAGAACGATATTAACCCACACATTACGGGCTGTTCTTTTTAACTTTTGTTTTCGTTTAAATTTAGTGGGTTCACTCATTTGAAAGCCTTCCTTCCCTGGAATTGTCTCAGGTTATAGAGAAGGACTGGTACAACAGCAACCAAAAGTAATATGGCCAAAGCTGAAGCCTCTCCCGTTCTTCCCTGGGTAAATTGTCTCAAATAAAACTCATTGGCTATAACATTTGTACCAAAGTTACCACCTGTCATAACCCTAACAATATCAAAAAGTTTAAGACTAAAGATAACAATGGTGGTAGATACAGTGATAAGAGTCCCCATGATTTCTGGAATCATAATATGCCTAAAGACCTGGAACTCAGTCGCACCATCAACCTTGGCAGCTTCTATCAAAGAAGAAGGGATACCTTTTATTGCCGATGATAGAATGACCATGGCGTACCCAGTTTGAAGCCAAACCATGATAATGATAAGCAGGAGATTGTTCCAAAAAGGAAGCTGTAACCAAGCCTGGGCTTTAAAACCAAGTCCAGTGATAATGGCATTAAGAAGTCCTATCTCTACGATATTAGCCCCTTCCCCTTTATAGGCATAAATAAACTTCCAGATAACACCAGCTCCAACAAAAGAAATGGCCATAGGTAAGAAGATCAATGCTTTATAGATATTCTCAAACCGGCTCTTATCAGCCAATACAGCAATGAGAAGGCCGATCCCCACGCTACCGGATGTACCAAAAACAAGCCAATATATATTATTGCGAAAGCTTTCCCAGAACACACCGTCAGTAAAGACATTCCCATAATTTGTCAAACCGATAAATTGTCTTCCCGTATCATTAAAGAAACTTAAACTAAAGGTTCTAATGGTGGGAAGAATGAGAAACCATAATAAAAGAAGTAAAGCGGGACCTGCAAAAACAACCGGTAAGACAATAGAACGTGTCTTACGGGGTAATGTCTCAGCAATGCTGTTAAGAACATAGAACAATATAGCCACAGATCCAACACCCCATATGATGGCCACTATAACCATAAATAATTTGGACCCTTCCCATGATTTGAGAAATACATATCCCAATATAAGGATAGCCAAGGCTACTATTACTTCTAATAGTAGAAAAAAATATTT from Spirochaeta cellobiosiphila DSM 17781 harbors:
- the murD gene encoding UDP-N-acetylmuramoyl-L-alanine--D-glutamate ligase encodes the protein MKDWNLQNKRVTIMGLGLHGGGLASARFFAEQGAFVTVTDFKSPAELEPSINKLSDLSIKYELGGHKESDFTEADIVVKNPAVRMNNPYLAMAKRVETDISTFLTFYQGPLIAVTGSKGKSTTVSAIYHVLKQIDPRTQLGGNITVSPLTFLNSIDDTTPVILELSSWQLGDLKSRGLLHPKVSVITNIYPDHLNTYNGSMDLYVEDKKLIYKEQNPESFSVFQSKGEYSDQFIRESPCHLGLYGEKRPQSELEHLKAVAWIEKEQGRCLIEEKDEILLDLPHQLPGNHMRLNLLCAALCLRLFGIEAEAIRKRIAGFDGVPHRLELVAQPEGIKCYNDSAATIPEAANAAFLSFPHKKVIAITGGTDKDLDFSVIQEGLENCKAIILLKGSGTNKLIPLLNNWELPYEGPFDDLEKAIHKAWERAETSDILVLSPGCASFEMFKNEFHRGDLFRELCQNLS
- a CDS encoding histidinol-phosphatase, coding for MLKANYHSHSHYCDGQGELEDYIESAIQRDFDAIGFTSHGPVPFHTDWTMPEDKLGSYLKEIEELQVKYKGQIELYKGLEIDYIPGITGPALSKFQELNLDVIVGSVHYLPADSHHLLTIDGPQEEVDFLYTQIFKKDSKAFVQSYYQNIVQMVKEGGFSIIGHFDLIKKRNKKGHYFDETQDWYEQIVADTLVQIGQYRESHVAMEVNTGGISRGAVDTVYPDPKWLPEMRKAGIPVLVNSDAHHPDHLDFYFTEGLDFIRKGGYSSVRLYYNNKWQDMDLG
- a CDS encoding histidine kinase dimerization/phosphoacceptor domain -containing protein, whose translation is MNGNLTYTDETLFPTQPDSSFWKVMISDDTPEVHAVTKLALKNFTFEDKPIRFLSAYSGSETIDLIKKNPDTALILLDVVMEHENTGLEVVKNIREQLDNHHIRIILRTGQPGFAPERKVIIEYDINDYREKTELTAQKLFTTITSALRSYRDILTIEKSRQGLAYIISEGNNLLKCKTLEDFSQISYQGILRYLTEKEGHRIVHSSVIHYINGVPQVAQDSLPNPMVLAQTQPMSFPFFKDNTYWDRLAVNDTDYLCYYFETSEVLTSTEQEILKTFSSSLKLNLDNLNLVSELEKSLKEKQIMLKEIHHRVKNNLQIISSLLNMQTDKLKNDNDKELFHESKSRILSMALVHEKLYQAPDLAGVDFKDYLITIIHELLYSYDQYGNIDVDIQAEPLILGVDAAIPCGLIVNEIITNAIKYAFKSQEQGVISVRLHSTCGETTLELWDNGVGFPEGFDTNQLDTLGLQLITLLSKQLEGTIDIESKKGVYFKLVFPSCKS
- a CDS encoding sensor histidine kinase, whose product is MTIKKRVYIGILLIAFSFLFALIVPFHVVNTLRSNYDSEKKMTSLNQELESFTFDLILASYKPSDWKTSIKPLEDKQEYIRRQLQDFELESQHNSEYTRLLALWDYFLSYSQSCFQIIRDIQKNPLYEDALKSGSIDLKVLDPEGVHGSLYFSFYQLRKKAVQTVEAFRQFRDVFSNISNRYARGFTYTYRTLFTAFVAIFIGLILLSGLYLMDQVALILYWKDIILIDTKRVAEGLNFTPLETGVKEVQDFYDNLINMTQTLSDQNRLLGKQFRELVDSQNRLLTQEKFNSLAQFILRLNHELNSHLSVSKMALDILQPSLNQHDRESFNIAKNSINDSIKVMNKIKTIALELPESNHTLDLKETIKWIVADVMFRYSNPAIEWDFHFPQEEVSLFSHNETMYRILSPFIENVIVHAYDNGSGEGIISVFCEESFIHIKVDDHGKGGNQDELLPLFKPLLERDWSTGLSLGISVANSAINYIFHGELAIYTEPDRGFFVEVIIPKKSFES
- a CDS encoding FHA domain-containing protein; translated protein: MAEHLLWYLEGKMYDGESLIISIDKSPYKIGRSEDCDLTLSSPKISRVHAQLSVWKDTLSIEDMDSTNGTFVNNKQTQGEIVLTSGDVLQIGDNLFKITKRQLNDGPDFSRTLIHESKENRESFADHYGLSKREAEVLFYLLDGKSGTTIAEALCVSPGTAKHHILSIYKKTETHSKLELSTLYRNYELFTQG
- a CDS encoding Hpt domain-containing protein; protein product: MISKFSIIYIIFDIVLENFYTMEMIPVERVYVDPLVIPFAEAYIKGLTADCDKLLSDKKDKDDDRLLNWAHKVKGNGGIFGIQYISDLGRIIEHYLKMGETDQAFLHIQLLNSYIHSLVLLPDNLEEEDQP
- the msrA gene encoding peptide-methionine (S)-S-oxide reductase MsrA, with amino-acid sequence MTIGGGCFWCVEAVFERQKGVIEAISGYSGGYKDNPTYQEVCTGDTGHAEVVQIRFDPEVISYDKLLQLFWIAHDPTTLNRQGADVGTQYRSVIFYHNDEQRVKAEASLENAQKDFADPIVTEIAPLENFFPAEDYHQEYFDNNRNASFCRVIIAPKLKKLGFD
- a CDS encoding YjgN family protein, whose protein sequence is MEKRSVLRFQGNGKELFGIYVINMVLTVLTLGIYAAWAKSKRLKYIYSNTEFANGRFRYHGEGIEIFKGFLKFLAVLVVIYLVYLVGVFLEDNTIIALGSIIWTLGFITVIPLAIHGGMKYRMSRTSWNGIHFGYRGDKKTLLKLYLKNVGLTIITLGIYFPWLQANLQKYIISHIRFGNIKVEWTGTGGELFKIHLKGILLTFITFGIYTFWYQKHLMNYHFGHVVAYQDETKLIMIPHFSAGEIFMVGVANYFTILFTLGLGYPWAVIRIIKMYLENLIVEGDFDPDIIRQTEEDYSDATGEGFLDAFDIGDGLF
- a CDS encoding M48 family metallopeptidase, with the protein product MPWYSCRFNDGKTSKQQLGQVTVGETQLVLEYEEDRYTRKLTWPYTDVFREEMPGEKRVSLLCGQYPKVHISVEDPFFKGEIDQKLESGSLSRKIYKWFFTNYTKIILGFVLTIGVLVGVYIYGVPLMADGIARILPYEQEKQMGDLIFKNMSKDLAIDETGSQKLQKFWDDLDWGEHPVNLYLSNKEEMNAFAIMGGHIVVYKDLLVTLDTPEELAALLAHEYSHIEKKHSARLIFRMLSNYLIISLLINDYSGTTAVILQNADSFRTLKYSRDFETEADERGVELLRKEGISPQAMADLFTKLKEQDHYTGPSWLSTHPDLNDRINRIIGEVTESQKASITHHPQLSKTFGSLQSYSLSLNGTSHESSDEESLEREEDD
- a CDS encoding carbohydrate ABC transporter permease, whose amino-acid sequence is MSEPTKFKRKQKLKRTARNVWVNIVLIFITLLWTIPTLGIFVTSFRRSEDIFSSGWWSILPHRDWVKTEELTLSEDIDVDGTFIIEDIEGDFESFREGIVSEDGTQYRWYGNKRTLRVDKFEREWVGFGANLTLSNYRDVLASGKIQFTDGNGRTITRDGSNFYDAVLNSLAVAIPSTVIPILIAAFAAYAFAWMDFPGRKPLFVIVVALLVVPLQIALIPILQDYTSLDLNGSFLGMWLAHTGFGLPLAVYLLFNYISTLPRDIFESAFLDGATPFNIFARLVIPLSVPALASFAIFQFLWVWNDYLIALIFLGDKNRVVTSALAAMVGEKGQDWHLLTSGAFLSMILPLVVFFSLQRFFVRGLMAGSIKG